Proteins from a genomic interval of Peromyscus leucopus breed LL Stock chromosome 12, UCI_PerLeu_2.1, whole genome shotgun sequence:
- the Riox2 gene encoding ribosomal oxygenase 2: MPKKEQPTGDGKEEDGSVSCKQMKMDVSDSPSALNFSSPTALFESLISPITVETFFKEFWEQKPLLIQRNNPSLATYYQSLFRFSDLNRLCLLGLYYGKDVNVCRCINGKKKVLNKDGKVHFHQLRKDFDQKRATVQFHQPQRFKNEFWRIQEKLECYFGSLVGSNIYMTPAGSQGLPPHYDDVEVFIVQLEGEKHWRLYSPTVPLAREYSVEPEERIGTPTHDFILKPGDLLYLPRGTIHQADTPSGLVHSTHLTLSTYQNNSWGDFLLDSISGLVFDIAKEDVALRTGMPLKMLMHMETPTAEKRKLSGFLRTLADRLEDREGLLSSDMKKDFIVYRLPPYCEETGSDVLEPGDKFPTLDSTIRLQFQDHIVITVGPDQNQSDEAQQKMVYLYHSLKNLRETHMMGDEADAQTHGLRFPLSHMDALKQLWSGSAVPIKDLKLHTDEEKSNLAVSLWTECLIQVL; encoded by the exons ATGCCTAAGAAGGAACAGCCTACaggggatgggaaggaagaagacGGGTCTGTTTCCTGCAAGCAGATGAAGATGGATGTATCTGACAGTCCGTCTGCATTAAATTTCAGCAGCCCCACTGCTCTTTTTGAAAGTTTAATCTCACCTATCACAGTAGAGACTTTTTTCAAGGAATTCTGGGAACAAAAGCCTCTTCTCATTCAGAGGAATAACCCTTCACTGGCCACATATTACCAGTCTCTGTTCAGATTCTCAGATCTGAATAGGCTCTGCCTTCTAGGGTTGTATTATGGAAAAGATGTGAACGTCTGCCGGTGCAtcaatgggaagaagaaggtttTAAATAAGGATGGCAAAGTACACTTCCATCAGCTAAGAAAAGATTTtgatcagaagagggcaacagTTCAGTTTCACCAACCACAGAGATTTAAG aATGAGTTTTGGAGGATCCAGGAAAAGCTGGAATGTTACTTTGGTTCCTTAGTCGGCTCGAATATATACATGACTCCAGCAGGATCTCAGGGGCTCCCTCCACATTATGATGATGTTGAG GTTTTTATCGTGCAGCTGGAGGGAGAGAAACACTGGCGCCTCTACTCCCCAACTGTGCCCCTCGCACGTGAGTACAGCGTGGAGCCCGAGGAACGGATTGGCACACCAACACATGACTTCATATTGAAG cCTGGTGATTTGTTGTACTTGCCCAGAGGGACCATTCATCAGGCAGATACTCCTTCAGGCCTGGTCCACTCTACTCACCTGACCCTTAGCACCTATCAGAACAA TTCATGGGGAGATTTCCTGTTGGATTCCATTTCTGGGCTTGTATTTGACATTGCAAAGGAAGATGTGGCATTAAGGACTGGAATGCCCCTGAAGATGCTCATG CATATGGAAACCCCAACTGctgaaaaaagaaagttgagTGGCTTTCTGAGGACCCTTGCAGACCGTCTAGAGGACAGAGAAGGACTGCTGTCATCAGATATGAAGAAGGATTTTATCGTGTACAGACTCCCCCCTTACTGTGAGGAAACTGGATCAGATGTGTTGGAACCAG GTGATAAGTTCCCAACGTTGGACAGCACAATAAGACTGCAGTTTCAAGACCACATAGTCATCACAGTAGGGCCAGATCAGAATCAATCT GATGAAGCTCAACAAAAGATGGTGTACCTCTATCATTCTCTAAAGAACCTGAGAGAAACGCACATGATGGGAGATGAGGCGGACGCACAG ACTCATGGACTTCGATTTCCTCTGTCACATATGGATGCTCTGAAGCAACTCTGGAGCGGTTCAGCAGTGCCTATCAAGGACCTGAAACTTCACACAGATGAAGAAAAGAGCAacctggcagtgtctctctggacGGAGTGTTTAATCCAAGTACTCTAG